A stretch of the Streptomyces ortus genome encodes the following:
- a CDS encoding class F sortase gives MRVRPFSGIANISNVSIAAATLVALLCGALLLHRGAQTHAPPQPSAAQARAGSHVDRPAADALPHSPPDRVRIPSIRVDAPLMGLGLSPQGSLDVPPAARKNLAGWYEAGTAPGEKGTAIVAGHVDNAEGPAVFYRLGALGKGSTIEVGRRDGSVALFSVDAVEVYDARDFPDEKVYGAAARPELRVITCGGGYSAGTGYRGNVVVFAHLTGSRHP, from the coding sequence GTGCGGGTGCGTCCGTTCAGCGGCATCGCGAACATCTCGAACGTCTCGATAGCCGCCGCCACCCTGGTCGCGCTGCTCTGCGGGGCCCTGCTGCTGCACCGCGGCGCCCAGACGCACGCGCCGCCCCAGCCGTCGGCCGCGCAGGCCCGCGCGGGCAGCCATGTGGACCGGCCGGCGGCCGACGCGCTGCCGCACTCACCGCCCGACCGCGTCCGTATCCCCTCGATCCGGGTGGACGCCCCCCTCATGGGCCTCGGCCTCTCCCCGCAGGGCAGCCTCGACGTGCCGCCCGCCGCCCGGAAGAACCTCGCCGGCTGGTACGAGGCCGGTACCGCGCCCGGCGAGAAGGGCACCGCGATCGTCGCCGGCCATGTCGACAACGCCGAGGGCCCCGCCGTTTTCTACCGGCTCGGCGCCCTCGGGAAGGGCAGCACGATCGAGGTCGGCCGCCGGGACGGCAGCGTCGCCCTCTTCTCCGTCGACGCGGTCGAGGTGTACGACGCCCGCGACTTCCCGGACGAGAAGGTGTACGGGGCCGCCGCGCGCCCGGAGCTGCGCGTGATCACCTGCGGGGGCGGCTACTCGGCGGGCACCGGCTACCGGGGCAACGTGGTCGTCTTCGCCCACCTCACGGGCAGCCGCCACCCCTGA
- the ppdK gene encoding pyruvate, phosphate dikinase, whose amino-acid sequence MSENKDPHVATNGDSGVENGGEGVGGSVKFVYDFTEGNKELKDLLGGKGANLAEMTNLGLPVPPGFTITTEACKTYLDSGEEPAALRDEVSAHLDALEAKMGKKLGQADDPLLVSVRSGAKFSMPGMMDTVLNIGLSDKSVQGLAKQAGDDRFAWDSYRRLIQMFGKTVLGVEGELFEDALEAAKQTKKVAVDTDLEAADLKKLVTKFKKIVRTEAGRDFPQDPREQMDLAIHAVFDSWNTERAKLYRRQERIPHDLGTAVNVCSMVFGNLGPDSGTGVAFTRDPASGHQGVYGDYLQNAQGEDVVAGIRNTVALADLEQIDKASYDQLMQIMKTLENHYRDLCDIEFTIERGQLWMLQTRVGKRTAGAAFRIATQLVDQGLIDEAEALQRVNGAQLAQLMFPRFDEGTKIEQIGRGIAASPGAAVGKAVFDSYTAVKWSRSGEQVILVRRETNPDDLDGMIAAEGILTSRGGKTSHAAVVARGMGKTCVCGAEELEVDTKRRRMTVPGGHVVEEGDIISIDGSSGKVYLGEVPVVPSPVVEYFEGRMHAGADDADELVEAVHRIMAFADRKRRLRVRANADNAEDALRARRFGAQGIGLCRTEHMFLGDRRELVERLILADTDAEREESLKELLPLQKQDFVQLFEAMDGLPVTVRLLDPPLHEFLPDITELSVRVALAEARQDPHENELRLLQAVHRLHEQNPMLGLRGVRLGLVIPGLFTMQVRAIAEAAAERKNAKGDPRAEIMIPLVGTVQELEIVREEAEQVIAEVQEHTGVDLKLSLGTMIELPRAALTAGQIAEAAEFFSFGTNDLTQTVWGFSRDDVEASFFTAYLEKGIFGVSPFETIDRDGVGKLVRDAVLAGRETRPDLKLGVCGEHGGDPESVHFFHEVGLDYVSCSPFRIPVARLEAGRAASSSTGSDHR is encoded by the coding sequence GTGTCGGAAAACAAAGATCCCCACGTAGCCACGAACGGCGACAGCGGCGTCGAGAACGGCGGCGAAGGCGTCGGCGGGAGCGTGAAGTTCGTTTATGACTTCACCGAAGGCAACAAGGAACTCAAGGATCTTCTCGGCGGCAAGGGTGCCAACCTCGCCGAGATGACCAACCTGGGTCTTCCCGTGCCTCCCGGCTTCACCATCACCACCGAGGCCTGCAAGACCTACCTCGACAGCGGCGAGGAACCGGCGGCACTGCGTGACGAGGTGAGTGCGCACCTCGACGCCCTCGAAGCGAAGATGGGCAAGAAGCTCGGACAGGCCGACGACCCCCTCCTCGTCTCGGTCCGCTCCGGCGCCAAGTTCTCCATGCCCGGCATGATGGACACCGTCCTGAACATCGGCCTCTCCGACAAGTCCGTACAGGGCCTGGCCAAGCAGGCCGGCGACGACCGCTTCGCGTGGGACTCGTACCGCAGGCTCATCCAGATGTTCGGCAAGACCGTCCTCGGCGTCGAGGGCGAGCTCTTCGAGGACGCGCTGGAGGCGGCGAAGCAGACCAAGAAGGTCGCGGTCGACACCGATCTCGAAGCGGCCGACCTGAAGAAGCTCGTCACCAAGTTCAAGAAGATCGTCAGGACCGAGGCCGGCCGGGACTTCCCGCAGGACCCGCGCGAGCAGATGGACCTCGCCATCCACGCGGTCTTCGACTCCTGGAACACCGAGCGGGCCAAGCTCTACCGCCGCCAGGAGCGCATCCCGCACGACCTGGGCACCGCCGTCAACGTCTGCTCCATGGTCTTCGGCAACCTCGGCCCCGACTCCGGCACGGGCGTCGCCTTCACCCGCGACCCGGCCTCCGGACACCAGGGCGTGTACGGCGACTACCTGCAGAACGCGCAGGGCGAGGACGTCGTCGCGGGCATCCGCAACACCGTCGCGCTCGCCGACCTGGAGCAGATCGACAAGGCGTCGTACGACCAGCTCATGCAGATCATGAAGACCCTGGAGAACCACTACCGGGATCTGTGCGACATCGAGTTCACCATCGAGCGCGGGCAGCTGTGGATGCTCCAGACCCGCGTCGGCAAGCGGACGGCCGGCGCCGCCTTCCGTATCGCCACCCAGCTCGTCGACCAGGGCCTCATCGACGAGGCCGAGGCGCTGCAGCGCGTCAACGGCGCCCAGCTCGCGCAGCTGATGTTCCCGCGCTTCGACGAGGGGACGAAGATCGAGCAGATCGGCCGGGGCATCGCCGCCTCGCCGGGCGCCGCGGTCGGCAAGGCGGTCTTCGACTCGTACACCGCCGTGAAGTGGTCCCGGTCCGGCGAGCAGGTCATCCTGGTCCGCCGGGAGACGAACCCCGACGACCTCGACGGCATGATCGCGGCCGAGGGCATCCTCACCTCGCGCGGCGGCAAGACCTCCCACGCGGCCGTCGTCGCGCGCGGCATGGGCAAGACCTGTGTGTGCGGCGCCGAGGAGCTGGAGGTCGACACCAAACGGCGCCGCATGACCGTGCCCGGCGGGCACGTCGTCGAGGAGGGCGACATCATCTCCATCGACGGCTCGTCGGGCAAGGTCTACCTGGGCGAGGTCCCGGTCGTGCCGTCCCCCGTCGTCGAGTACTTCGAGGGCCGGATGCACGCGGGCGCCGACGACGCCGACGAACTGGTCGAGGCCGTCCACCGGATCATGGCCTTCGCCGACCGCAAGCGCCGCCTGCGGGTGCGCGCCAACGCGGACAACGCCGAGGACGCGCTGCGCGCCCGCCGCTTCGGCGCCCAGGGCATCGGCCTGTGCCGCACCGAGCACATGTTCCTCGGCGACCGGCGCGAGCTGGTGGAGCGGCTGATCCTCGCGGACACCGACGCCGAGCGCGAGGAATCCCTGAAGGAGCTTCTGCCGCTCCAGAAGCAGGACTTCGTGCAGCTCTTCGAGGCGATGGACGGCCTGCCAGTCACGGTCCGCCTCCTGGACCCGCCGCTGCACGAGTTCCTGCCCGACATCACCGAGTTGTCGGTGCGCGTGGCCCTCGCCGAGGCCCGCCAAGACCCGCACGAGAACGAACTGCGGCTGCTCCAGGCCGTCCACCGGCTGCACGAGCAGAACCCGATGCTCGGCCTGCGCGGCGTACGCCTGGGCCTGGTCATCCCGGGCCTGTTCACCATGCAGGTACGGGCGATCGCCGAGGCCGCCGCCGAGCGCAAGAACGCCAAGGGCGACCCGCGCGCCGAGATCATGATCCCGCTTGTCGGCACGGTCCAGGAGCTGGAGATCGTTCGCGAGGAGGCCGAGCAGGTCATCGCCGAGGTGCAGGAGCACACGGGCGTGGACCTGAAGCTCTCCCTCGGCACGATGATCGAGCTGCCGCGGGCCGCGCTGACCGCCGGTCAGATCGCCGAGGCGGCCGAGTTCTTCTCCTTCGGCACGAACGACCTCACGCAGACGGTGTGGGGCTTCAGCCGGGACGACGTGGAGGCCAGCTTCTTCACGGCCTACCTGGAGAAGGGCATCTTCGGGGTGTCCCCCTTCGAGACGATCGACCGCGACGGCGTCGGCAAACTCGTCCGCGACGCCGTGCTGGCCGGCCGTGAGACGCGGCCCGACCTGAAGCTCGGCGTCTGCGGCGAGCACGGCGGCGACCCGGAGTCGGTCCACTTCTTCCACGAGGTGGGACTCGACTACGTCTCCTGCTCACCGTTCCGCATCCCGGTGGCGCGCCTGGAGGCGGGCCGAGCGGCCTCGTCCTCGACGGGCAGCGACCACCGGTAG
- a CDS encoding NAD(P)/FAD-dependent oxidoreductase, which produces MTSNTRVVVIGAGLAGVRLARRLSELGVSAVLVGEEEHTPYNRVLLAEVLAGRYAPEVIALPVPERLTRGRVVRIDRALRQVRLADDTVIAYDTLVLATGSNPVLPPLRGLFSPGRHELPEGVHAFRTMDDCLGLSDAVRRDTRAVVIGGGLLGVSAARALAERGAQVVLAQQGERLMERQLDPSASKLVLRHLKNLGVEVHTESRVRGVRCVEGAVRSVEMADGYTLGADLVVLACGVRPRAGLAQDAGLAVHKGVIVDDELRTSDPHIRAIGDCAQHDGQVYGLAAPALEQADVLAELLAGPPSAGSSTGPAGGAAGYGGTRALTRLTLATGGSAASGGPLDLAAFGEHTPLPGDDVVQLTDATRGTYRKVVVRDDRLVGGVLVGELGTVGALARAWEGAEPLPADGAPLLHLLTNDGGS; this is translated from the coding sequence ATGACCTCGAATACGCGTGTGGTGGTGATCGGCGCCGGCCTCGCGGGCGTACGTCTCGCCCGCAGGCTCTCGGAGCTCGGCGTGTCCGCCGTACTCGTCGGCGAGGAGGAGCACACCCCGTACAACCGGGTGCTGCTCGCGGAAGTCCTGGCGGGGCGCTACGCCCCCGAGGTCATCGCGCTCCCGGTGCCCGAGCGGCTGACCCGCGGGCGGGTCGTGCGCATCGACCGCGCGCTGCGGCAGGTGCGCCTCGCCGACGACACGGTGATCGCATACGACACGCTGGTCCTGGCCACCGGCTCGAACCCCGTACTGCCCCCGCTGCGCGGCCTCTTCTCCCCCGGCCGGCACGAACTGCCCGAAGGCGTGCACGCGTTCCGCACGATGGACGACTGCCTGGGCCTGTCCGACGCCGTACGGCGGGACACCCGGGCCGTCGTCATCGGCGGCGGGCTGCTCGGCGTCTCGGCCGCCCGCGCACTCGCCGAACGCGGCGCGCAGGTGGTACTGGCCCAGCAGGGCGAACGGCTGATGGAGCGTCAGCTCGACCCGTCGGCCTCCAAGTTGGTGCTCCGACACCTCAAGAACCTCGGCGTCGAGGTGCACACCGAGAGCCGGGTGCGCGGTGTGCGCTGCGTCGAGGGCGCGGTCCGCTCGGTCGAGATGGCCGACGGCTACACCCTCGGCGCCGACCTGGTGGTGCTGGCCTGCGGAGTACGTCCGCGGGCCGGACTCGCCCAGGACGCCGGGCTCGCCGTGCACAAGGGCGTCATCGTCGACGACGAGCTGCGCACCTCCGACCCGCACATCCGGGCGATCGGCGACTGCGCGCAGCACGACGGCCAGGTGTACGGGCTGGCCGCGCCCGCGCTCGAACAGGCCGACGTGCTGGCCGAGTTGCTGGCCGGACCACCGTCGGCCGGGTCGTCCACGGGCCCCGCGGGAGGCGCCGCCGGCTACGGCGGCACCCGCGCCCTCACCCGGCTGACCCTCGCCACCGGCGGCTCCGCCGCCTCCGGCGGTCCCCTCGACCTCGCCGCCTTCGGGGAGCACACCCCGCTCCCCGGGGACGACGTCGTCCAGCTCACCGACGCGACCCGCGGCACCTACCGCAAGGTCGTCGTCCGCGACGACCGCCTGGTCGGCGGGGTGCTCGTCGGCGAGCTGGGCACCGTCGGCGCGCTCGCCCGCGCCTGGGAGGGAGCGGAACCGCTCCCCGCGGACGGCGCCCCGCTGCTCCACCTGCTCACCAACGATGGAGGCTCCTGA
- the nirB gene encoding nitrite reductase large subunit NirB: MSTTAPVGTGPRPTIVLVGHGMVGQRFLEALAERGLTATHRVVVLCEEPRPAYDRVQLTSYFSGRTPEELSMTDMGFIEEHGIELHLGDPAETVDRAARKVTARSGLVVGYDTLVLATGSFPFVPPVPGKDAEGCFVYRTIEDLLAIEEYAKARATTGAVVGGGLLGLEAAGALKGLGLATHIVEFAPRLMPVQVDEGGGAALLRTIENMGLTVHTGTGTQEVVTGDDGAVTGMKLSDGSTVATDLVVFSAGVRPRDQLARDCGLTVGERGGISVDDRCRTVSDPHVFAIGECALASDGRVYGLVAPGYEMAETAAAAIAADGTGPTDASLTDASLTDASLTDASFTGADLSTKLKLLGVDVASFGDAHGAAADCLDVVYADSRSGTYKKLVIGAGGELLGGILVGDADAYGTLRAFTGSVPPIAPEQLVLPAGAGAPVQLGPSSLPDEAIICSCHNVTKGAIRGAVTEHACTTVPEVKKCTKAGTGCGSCVKVLGQLVTSELEASGVEVDKGLCGCFSQTREELYEIVLALRISSYQQLLDRYGREDARGGDGCEVCKPTVGSIVASLAPTIGAEGYVLGGEQAALQDTNDHFLANLQRNGSYSIVPRIPGGEITPEKLIVIGEVARDFGLYTKITGGQRIDMFGARVEQLPLIWSRLVDAGFESGHAYGKSLRTVKSCVGQTWCRYGVQDSVRMAIDLELRYRGLRSPHKLKSAVSGCARECAEAQSKDFGIIATAAGWNLYVGGNGGATPRHADLLAQDLSDAELIRLIDRFLMFYIRTADRLERTSTWLERIPGGLDHVREVVVEDSLGICEELESLMAAHVAAYRDEWAETINDPEKLSRFVSFVNAPDTPDPVVGFVPERDQIKPDLPLLSIGSRPLEGSAQR, from the coding sequence ATGTCCACGACCGCACCTGTGGGAACCGGCCCCCGCCCCACGATCGTGCTCGTCGGCCACGGCATGGTCGGCCAGCGCTTCCTCGAAGCGCTGGCCGAGCGCGGCCTGACCGCCACGCACCGGGTGGTCGTGCTGTGCGAGGAGCCGCGTCCCGCGTACGACCGCGTGCAGCTCACCTCGTACTTCTCGGGCCGCACGCCCGAGGAACTGTCCATGACGGACATGGGGTTCATCGAGGAACACGGCATCGAGCTGCACCTGGGCGACCCGGCCGAGACCGTCGACCGGGCCGCCCGTAAGGTCACCGCCCGCTCGGGTCTCGTCGTCGGCTACGACACGCTGGTCCTCGCCACCGGCTCGTTCCCCTTCGTGCCGCCCGTCCCGGGCAAGGACGCCGAGGGCTGCTTCGTCTACCGCACGATCGAGGACCTGCTCGCCATCGAGGAGTACGCGAAGGCGCGGGCGACGACCGGCGCGGTGGTCGGCGGCGGGCTGCTCGGACTTGAGGCCGCCGGTGCGCTGAAGGGGCTCGGACTGGCCACGCACATCGTGGAGTTCGCGCCCCGGCTGATGCCCGTCCAGGTCGACGAGGGCGGCGGCGCGGCGCTGCTCCGCACCATCGAGAACATGGGCCTGACGGTCCACACAGGGACGGGTACGCAGGAGGTCGTCACCGGCGACGACGGCGCGGTGACCGGCATGAAGCTCTCCGACGGCTCCACGGTCGCCACCGACCTGGTGGTGTTCTCGGCCGGTGTGCGCCCCCGTGACCAGCTGGCCCGCGACTGCGGCCTCACCGTGGGCGAGCGCGGCGGCATCAGCGTCGACGACCGGTGCCGTACGGTCTCCGACCCGCACGTCTTCGCGATCGGCGAGTGCGCGCTGGCCTCGGACGGCCGGGTGTACGGCCTGGTGGCGCCGGGCTACGAGATGGCCGAGACGGCGGCGGCGGCGATCGCCGCCGACGGGACCGGCCCCACCGACGCCTCCCTCACCGACGCCTCCCTCACCGACGCCTCCCTCACCGACGCCTCCTTCACGGGCGCCGACCTCTCCACCAAGCTGAAGCTCCTCGGTGTCGACGTCGCCTCCTTCGGTGACGCGCACGGGGCCGCCGCCGACTGCCTCGACGTCGTCTACGCGGACTCGCGCTCGGGCACGTACAAGAAGCTGGTCATCGGGGCGGGCGGGGAGCTGCTCGGCGGCATCCTGGTCGGCGACGCGGACGCGTACGGCACGCTGCGGGCCTTCACCGGTTCGGTGCCGCCGATCGCCCCGGAGCAGCTCGTGCTGCCGGCCGGCGCGGGGGCGCCCGTCCAGCTCGGCCCCTCCTCGCTGCCGGACGAGGCGATCATCTGTTCCTGCCACAACGTCACCAAGGGCGCGATCCGGGGCGCCGTCACCGAGCACGCGTGCACGACGGTCCCCGAGGTCAAGAAGTGCACCAAGGCCGGTACCGGCTGCGGCAGTTGCGTGAAGGTGCTCGGCCAACTGGTCACCTCCGAGCTGGAGGCGAGCGGCGTCGAGGTCGACAAGGGCCTGTGCGGCTGCTTCTCGCAGACCCGTGAGGAGCTGTACGAGATCGTCCTCGCCCTGCGCATCTCCTCGTACCAGCAACTCCTCGACCGGTACGGCCGCGAGGACGCGCGGGGCGGTGACGGCTGCGAGGTCTGCAAGCCCACGGTCGGCTCGATCGTCGCGTCGCTGGCACCCACGATCGGCGCGGAGGGGTATGTCCTCGGCGGTGAGCAGGCCGCCCTCCAGGACACCAACGACCACTTCCTCGCGAACCTGCAGCGCAACGGCTCGTACTCGATCGTGCCGCGCATCCCCGGTGGTGAGATCACCCCGGAGAAGCTCATCGTGATCGGTGAGGTGGCACGGGACTTCGGCCTCTACACGAAGATCACGGGCGGCCAGCGGATCGACATGTTCGGCGCGCGGGTCGAGCAACTGCCGCTGATCTGGTCCCGGTTGGTGGACGCGGGCTTCGAGTCCGGGCACGCGTACGGGAAGTCGCTGCGGACGGTCAAGTCGTGCGTGGGGCAGACCTGGTGCCGTTACGGCGTGCAGGACTCGGTGCGCATGGCCATCGACCTGGAGCTGCGCTACCGGGGTCTGCGGTCCCCGCACAAGCTCAAGTCGGCGGTGTCCGGGTGCGCCCGTGAGTGCGCCGAGGCCCAGTCGAAGGACTTCGGCATCATCGCCACGGCGGCCGGCTGGAACCTGTACGTCGGCGGCAACGGCGGCGCCACCCCGCGCCACGCGGACCTGCTCGCCCAGGACCTCTCCGACGCCGAGCTGATCCGTCTGATCGACCGGTTCCTGATGTTCTACATCCGTACGGCCGACCGGCTGGAGCGCACCTCGACCTGGCTGGAGCGGATCCCCGGCGGCCTCGACCACGTCCGCGAGGTGGTCGTGGAGGACTCGCTGGGCATCTGCGAGGAGCTGGAGTCGCTGATGGCGGCGCATGTGGCCGCCTACCGCGACGAGTGGGCCGAGACCATCAACGACCCGGAGAAGCTGTCCCGCTTCGTGTCGTTCGTGAACGCGCCGGACACGCCCGACCCGGTCGTCGGCTTCGTTCCGGAGCGCGACCAGATCAAGCCCGACCTGCCGCTGCTGAGCATCGGCAGCCGTCCCCTGGAAGGAAGCGCCCAGCGATGA
- a CDS encoding LAETG motif-containing sortase-dependent surface protein yields the protein MNLFRKSASLAVAALALAAVSVTAAEAHDGLHPFENCTEAYANGYANIVKGDDHYAEDLDRDKDGVGCDRPPAGFVPASDQDTATDAKGGGGKDGDGKDGDGKDEGTDTGRRNPDLAETGGSGATPYLAAGGVTVLLAGGGVLFALRRRGDTN from the coding sequence GTGAACCTGTTCCGGAAGTCCGCCTCCCTGGCCGTCGCCGCGCTGGCCCTGGCCGCCGTGTCCGTCACCGCCGCCGAGGCCCACGACGGCCTGCACCCCTTCGAGAACTGCACCGAGGCGTACGCGAACGGGTACGCGAACATCGTCAAGGGCGACGACCACTACGCCGAGGACCTGGACCGCGACAAGGACGGCGTCGGCTGCGACAGACCGCCCGCCGGCTTCGTCCCCGCGAGCGACCAGGACACGGCCACGGACGCCAAGGGCGGGGGCGGCAAGGACGGGGACGGCAAGGACGGCGACGGCAAGGACGAGGGCACGGATACCGGGCGGCGGAACCCCGACCTGGCGGAGACCGGCGGCAGCGGTGCCACCCCTTACCTCGCGGCCGGCGGCGTGACCGTCCTGCTGGCCGGCGGCGGGGTGCTGTTCGCGCTGCGGAGGCGAGGCGACACCAACTGA
- a CDS encoding sulfite exporter TauE/SafE family protein translates to MPDISLTMVVVLCLAALAAGWIDAVVGGGGLLLLPALLLGLPNSGSAAQYALGTNKAVAIVGTTGAAVTYARKAPVDVRTAIRIGLAALAGSTAGAFVATGMSTEILKPVVMVVLLGVGTFVIMKPAFGTAPSTEPVSPRRVLAAIGLAGLGIGFYDGLVGPGTGTFLVLALTALLHLDLVSASATAKIINCCTNAGALATFAWKGTVYWQLAALMAVFNLVGAMAGARTALKKGSGFVRGVLLTVVFALVAKLAYDFWL, encoded by the coding sequence ATGCCCGACATCTCGCTGACCATGGTCGTCGTCCTGTGCCTCGCCGCCCTCGCGGCCGGCTGGATCGACGCGGTCGTGGGCGGCGGCGGCCTGCTCCTCCTCCCCGCCCTGCTGCTCGGCCTGCCGAACTCGGGCTCGGCGGCCCAGTACGCGCTCGGCACCAACAAGGCCGTGGCGATCGTCGGGACGACGGGCGCGGCGGTGACGTACGCGCGCAAGGCGCCCGTGGACGTCCGCACGGCGATACGGATCGGCCTCGCGGCGCTGGCCGGGTCCACGGCCGGGGCGTTCGTCGCCACCGGGATGAGCACCGAGATCCTGAAACCGGTGGTCATGGTCGTCCTGCTCGGTGTCGGCACCTTCGTGATCATGAAGCCCGCGTTCGGTACGGCTCCCTCGACCGAGCCGGTCTCGCCGCGCCGCGTCCTCGCCGCGATCGGACTCGCGGGGCTCGGTATCGGCTTCTACGACGGACTGGTCGGCCCCGGCACGGGCACGTTCCTGGTGCTCGCCCTGACCGCGCTGCTCCACCTCGACCTGGTGTCCGCCTCCGCCACCGCGAAGATCATCAACTGCTGCACCAACGCGGGCGCGCTGGCCACCTTCGCCTGGAAGGGCACGGTGTACTGGCAGCTGGCCGCGCTGATGGCCGTGTTCAACCTCGTCGGCGCGATGGCCGGGGCGCGCACCGCGCTCAAGAAGGGCAGCGGTTTCGTACGGGGCGTGCTGCTGACGGTGGTGTTCGCGCTGGTGGCGAAGCTGGCGTACGACTTCTGGCTGTGA
- a CDS encoding ROK family transcriptional regulator, translating to MAIRTGKAGSQASSGDLLELVRSGRATTRGALQQVTGLSRATVGQRLDRLFRAGWLREGAAGPVDSPLGGRPSVRLEFDDSHAVVLAADLDTRHARAAVLSLTGELLAEHAGPLRVEDGPDAVLGELGRWFAELLEKAGHRPAEVCGIGLAVPGPVDTDTGRVVQPPIMPGWDGYDIRARLTRAFTEHSGAGPVPVLVDNDANLMAYGEQRTAHPDCSAFVLVKVSTGIGAGVVVGGRIYRGIDGGAGDIGHIRVPEGADALCRCGSYGCLAAVASGGAVARRLVESGVPAASGSDVRDLLTSGHPGAAALAREAGRQVGDVLATVVTLLNPGVLMIAGDLAGTAFLTGVRELLYQRALPRSTAHLEVLTSRLGERAALVGAGALVVEHLYAPERIEERLLALGV from the coding sequence ATGGCGATCAGGACGGGGAAGGCCGGGAGCCAGGCCAGCTCCGGCGACCTGCTGGAACTCGTGCGAAGCGGACGCGCCACCACACGGGGGGCGTTGCAACAGGTCACCGGATTGTCCCGGGCCACCGTCGGACAGCGCCTCGACCGGCTCTTCCGGGCCGGCTGGCTGCGCGAGGGCGCCGCGGGCCCGGTCGACTCACCGCTCGGCGGACGCCCCTCGGTCCGCCTGGAGTTCGACGACTCCCACGCCGTCGTCCTCGCCGCCGACCTCGACACCCGGCACGCGCGCGCCGCCGTGCTGTCCCTGACCGGCGAGCTGCTGGCCGAGCACGCCGGGCCGCTGCGCGTCGAGGACGGCCCGGACGCGGTCCTCGGCGAGCTGGGCCGCTGGTTCGCCGAACTGCTGGAGAAGGCCGGGCACCGGCCGGCCGAGGTGTGCGGCATCGGACTGGCCGTACCGGGGCCCGTGGACACCGACACGGGCCGGGTCGTCCAGCCGCCGATCATGCCCGGCTGGGACGGCTACGACATCAGGGCGCGCCTCACCCGGGCCTTCACCGAGCACAGCGGCGCCGGACCGGTCCCGGTCCTGGTCGACAACGACGCCAACCTCATGGCGTACGGCGAGCAGCGCACCGCCCACCCCGACTGCTCGGCCTTCGTCCTGGTGAAGGTCTCCACCGGTATCGGCGCGGGTGTGGTCGTCGGCGGCAGGATCTACCGGGGCATCGACGGCGGAGCCGGGGACATCGGGCACATCCGGGTCCCGGAGGGCGCCGACGCGCTGTGCAGATGCGGGTCGTACGGCTGTCTCGCGGCCGTCGCCAGCGGGGGAGCCGTGGCCCGCAGGCTGGTGGAGTCGGGAGTCCCGGCGGCCTCGGGCTCGGACGTGCGCGATCTGCTCACCTCGGGGCACCCCGGCGCGGCGGCCCTCGCGCGGGAGGCGGGGCGGCAGGTCGGCGACGTCCTCGCCACGGTGGTGACCCTGCTCAACCCCGGCGTCCTGATGATCGCGGGGGATCTGGCCGGAACCGCCTTCCTCACCGGTGTACGCGAACTGCTCTATCAGCGGGCTCTGCCCCGCTCCACCGCGCACCTGGAGGTGCTCACGTCCCGGCTCGGCGAGCGGGCGGCCCTGGTCGGAGCCGGTGCGCTCGTCGTGGAGCACCTGTACGCGCCCGAGCGCATCGAGGAGCGCCTGCTCGCCCTGGGCGTGTGA
- the nirD gene encoding nitrite reductase small subunit NirD, translated as MTLAPETTTLRVQLRLTEPHGTAGTAVADDWFAVCDLSVLLPGRGVAALLPDGRQVALFLDRTGRMYAIDNRDPFTGAAVLSRGLTGSHQGRPFVASPLLKQRFDLASGVCLDDESVRVTTYEVRAH; from the coding sequence ATGACGCTCGCACCCGAGACCACGACGCTCAGGGTCCAGCTCCGGCTGACCGAACCGCACGGCACGGCCGGTACGGCGGTCGCCGACGACTGGTTCGCGGTGTGCGACCTGTCCGTCCTGCTGCCCGGGCGGGGGGTGGCGGCGCTGCTGCCGGACGGACGGCAGGTGGCGCTCTTCCTGGACCGTACGGGCCGGATGTACGCGATCGACAACCGCGACCCGTTCACGGGCGCGGCCGTCCTCTCCCGCGGGCTCACCGGCTCGCACCAGGGACGGCCGTTCGTCGCCTCGCCGCTCCTGAAGCAGCGGTTCGACCTGGCGTCGGGGGTGTGCCTGGACGACGAGTCGGTACGGGTGACGACGTACGAGGTACGGGCGCACTGA